The Vigna unguiculata cultivar IT97K-499-35 chromosome 1, ASM411807v1, whole genome shotgun sequence nucleotide sequence tatatatatatatatatatatatatatatttattatatgtgATTTTGTTTACTATTTGAAAATAAGATATAATATTTATCGAACTAAAACAGTTTGATGAATTCGACTTTTTAAGAACTTACTAATACAATGTGatcatttttgtgtttttttatttttccttgttACCTTTTAACGTTGGCGTCTTTCATTGTAATTTTGAAGATTTCTAAAAATAGAAGAGGAGAAGAATCGgtgtacaaaaaataaaaataataatattcatatatatatatatatatatatttcatgtctttatttttctttttttgaaaaatatatcagACATGTCTGGTAATAATAAAAAGCGATATATTAGGGATAATGTTTATCTGAGCTGAACTAACTTCTATGTAGACAAGTAACCTAGTCACTTCCTAGATAGAAGGTGGAAGTTGCAGACTAAGACCTAAAAGTTCTTGCCTTCAAACGTTTGACCAAATTGCCAAGTATTGGGAACAACCTTGTGAGCGATACAGTGCCTGCGATCACTAGTTCTGACCCTGAAAGACAATGTCTCTCCCACTAACATGACATCAGTCTGCCATTTTTGTCCCCAATTTCGCTTCATAGTTGTCCAATTCTTGGTTTTCTTGTCACCCCTCACCTCCACTTCTATAACGTCCCCAGCTCCTCCAACGTTGGACACTGATATGAGATTAAAATGAGGATTCCCAGTGATTGTGAATCGAATCCCTCCCTTCTTCTTGCACGGTATCCTGCGATAATTAACTGGGATTACGCCAGCCTTCTCCTCTGCAATTTTCAGAAATGCAGTTTTGGCCAAATCAAAGTGTTCCTTTGGTGGGCTGCACCATCCTCCATCAGGGCAAAGGTTCGTTGCCGTCACCGATATAGAGGATTTCCCTTTCTTACATGCCCCTCCAGTATCTGCGCATTTTACCTCGTAACATGCGCCACATGTCTGACCTTCCTTAAACATAGCTATACTCACTGCTGCAGTGTCTTCGCCATAGCCTTCCTTAACCACATCTTCGTACCCACAAGCTCCACCTGCATGCAGTGTAACCGGCGTAATCAGATTCAACATTTGAGAGATATAAAGTAGATTTGATGGCTTTGGAAAGAAGTCCCAAAATCTTAACACAATGAAAATAAGAATTTCTGATTTAAGAAATTTGGATATAAGTAATGAAAGTAAGAGATTATACCGAATGATTTAGAGTCTCCATCGTAGAAAGTAGCTTTGGCTTTCTTCCATCCAGTGGGCGCAAAAGCTGGTCGCTGCTTTTTGAGTTCACCTTTCTTGTTATATTTGTTGGTGTCGTTTTCAGCAGCATGGGCATTAGGAAGTGAGAATGCAACAAGAAACAACAATGTTGTGGTTAGGAGGGCTCCCCAGGGGAAAGCCATGACAGCGCTTCAGATATGGTTCGGTTTTCTACTATAAGAgatgtttatttgatgtttttttttatatttttttatattttacttctCACTTGTGTCTGAATAATGTATATATAGGGAAATGCTTTTAGCTTGTGTGGCTATTTTAATAGGTTGTCATTTTTGTGGAATATTGCATTACCGGCCATCCTTAAAAAATGGAaagaagaatcataaatttaaaacttattacTATTCTAACTGCGGTTCTTTCTTTCATCTGTTCTTAAAATAGTTCTTTTACTTTGTCAACTTTTACGATTTCAAAAACATACGTGATTAGGTTAGGatgacaatataaaaaaatgtgtggatgcaatttttatataatttaggaTGACAATTATATTATGGATGCACTTTTTATGGAATATCTTATTATTAGCAatgtgtttttgatttttttttcttctaaaaaataaaatctcattctctattctatcatatgttttattttcgAATAAGGAAAgtttatattaagttttaattcGTTGAAAGAATATAGTATAATAGTTATTACTACActacattttaagttttttctgTCTTAATAACTGGCAAGTTACTTTATATGTATACAAAATAAGGTTGATTTTGGAATATAATTGCATAGAAcatatagaagaaaaacatttcCTCAACATTAACTTTTGAATAagaaatatgattataaactttaaaataaaacatattaaaaatattatttatgctgaatgttttcttgtagtgttcgTTAGCACTGTTATCGGaaatttaaaccattttaaataaataaatttgattttttctaaAAGAGTAAATATTTGAATCGATTTTAGAAGTTAAACAAGTGATTAAGTTCTAGTTTAATTATgattaagataaaattataatgcaatttttaattattatcaagtTATTTCtcaattacaaattattatttaataaagttaagtggcgtatataataattattaaatatctaataattGTGAATCTATACATTTTCGTgttcaaatttgttttctaattttactttttaaataatttctttgacattaaaataattattttttaattttactttttaaagaatttttttttaaatgtagctattttttatttgaccgttttttaaaatttaattattttttattataaagttatgtataaaataaataaaaattattcataattaaattattaaatttatttatatttaattttataataaaacaaataataattttattatttttattatcatacaaATATAAGCACACATAAgcgtttttattattaataaataataaaaatattatttttttacaaaatttaaataaaacttcgTTAatcacttatatttttattattttttattgagtgTTACTACAGAgactaattatataaaatataatacaagtattattttttttactcatatTTATCTTTGACTAGTTCTTTAATC carries:
- the LOC114182085 gene encoding expansin-A4-like; translated protein: MAFPWGALLTTTLLFLVAFSLPNAHAAENDTNKYNKKGELKKQRPAFAPTGWKKAKATFYDGDSKSFGGACGYEDVVKEGYGEDTAAVSIAMFKEGQTCGACYEVKCADTGGACKKGKSSISVTATNLCPDGGWCSPPKEHFDLAKTAFLKIAEEKAGVIPVNYRRIPCKKKGGIRFTITGNPHFNLISVSNVGGAGDVIEVEVRGDKKTKNWTTMKRNWGQKWQTDVMLVGETLSFRVRTSDRRHCIAHKVVPNTWQFGQTFEGKNF